TGCCGCCCCGCACACGAGCAGCGAGACGCTCGAGAGGTCGCGCTGTGAGATCGTGGGGCTGCGCATGAGCGCGTAGTACATCGCGGGAGACCCCACGATGTGTGTGACCCCGTAGCGTTCGACGTCGGACAGGAAGCCGTCGGGCGAGAATCCGCCGTCGGGGACGACGACGGTTGAGCCGAGCAGCACCTCGATGTTGTGACCGACCAGCCCGAGCCCGTGGAAGAACGGCGGGACCGCGAGATAGATGCCGGCGCCGGGGACGAGAGAGCCCTTGGCGACGGCCTCGGGAACCTGCGTGATCCTCAGGCCACCTTGGTCGTCGAGATCGACCAGTCCGGTCGCGCGCCAGCACGCGTTCTGGACCACACTGGCGACCAGGTTGCGGTGGAGGACACGCACTGCCTTGGAACGTCCGGTCGTACCGCCGGTGAGCTGCAGGTGGGCCACGAGGTCCGGGTCGACCGCGTAGCCGTCGAGCGGATCGCTCGCCGTCAGCTCGGACAGCGCGACGACGTCCGCGGGCAGCGATTCCGGCTCCACGCTGTCCGGGCCGGGCACGCACACGAGCAGCTCGATCTCGGGCGTCCGTGCCGCGACGGCGGCGTCGAGGCACAGCGGGCTCGTGACGACGGCCTTCGCTGCCACGTCCTCGAGCTGCTGCCGCAGGGCATCGATGGGCTGGGCCGGGTTGACGGGCGCGACGGCCGCACCGGCACACAGCGCGCCGTAGTAGGCGACGATGAAGCTCCACGTGTTGGGCATATGGAGCGCGACGGCGTCGCCGGGCCGGATGCCCCGCTCCCGCAGGCCTCCGGCGACGCGTCGAGCAGCGTCCTCGAGCTCGGGGTAGGTGAACGTCGTCGCGCCGTCCTGCAGCGCGACGCGTTGCGGGTACGCCCGGGCGGCGCCGGAGAGAAGGGCGTCGATCCCGACGGACGGGTAGGTCAGTGAGCGCGGCATGCCTCGGAGCCAGGGTGAGGCCAAGCCGTCCTGGCGGGGGCTGGTCTCGATGTCGGACTGGGGACGGGGGGCGCTGGACAAGGGAACTCCTAGGGTGTGTCGGTCGTCACAGGGCTAAGTTAATCCCCCATAACGAATGTGTCTAGAGTTTCATCAGGTCGATGAAGGTTTCGTCACCTTCACTTCTGACGCGGCCGAGTCCCGTTGCAACAGGCAACTGGGCGCAATCCGGCGACTTGCGTGGCTTGACATGATGGTTATGGAAGATTAACTTACGAGCACCGAGCGGGCCACCTGCCCGAGCGTCCACGTACTTCCAGGACCGTCCGAAGGAGAGTCATGCGAGACGCCGTGATCGTCGATGCCGTACGCACACCCGTGGGCAAGCGCGGTGGGGCCCTGTCCCAGGTGCATGCCGCCACGTTGTCCGCGCACGTGCTCAACGCGTTGGTCGCGCGAACCGGCCTGGAGCCTGCCCTCGTCGACGACGTGGTGTGGGGATGCGCGGGAACCGTCGGGATGCAGTCCGGGTGCATCGGTCGAGCCGCGGTCCTGGCGGCCGGGTGGCCCGAGTCGGTCCCCGGTGTCACCGTCGACCGGCAATGTGGGTCGTCGCAGCAGGCGGTGCACCAGGCGGCCGCCGGCGTCATCTCCGGCCAGTACGACATCGCGGTCGCCGGCGGCGTCGAGGTGATGAGCGCCGTACCCCTCGGCGCGACCCGCAGCGACGAGCGCTTCGGCGTGCCGTTCGGCCCGCTGGTCGAGGCACGTTACGGCGTCCCGTTCCATCAGGGGACGGGTGCGCAGATGATCGCCGACGAGTACGGCATCACTCGGACAGAGATGGATCAGCACGCCCTCGACTCGCACGCCCGCGCGGCGTCAGCGATCGACGAGGGACGGTTCGAGGCGCAGCTCGCGCCGGTCCCCGTGACGACCCCCGACGGGACACAGATCGAGTTCAAGGCCGACGAAGGAGTTCGCCGCGGCTCGTCGATGGAGACGCTCGGCGCGTTGCGCCCCGCGTTCCGCGAGGGCGGCAGCATCACTGCCGGCAACGCGTCGCAGGTCTCAGACGGCGCCGCGGGACTGCTCGTCACCACGAGCGAGATCGCCAAGCAGTACGGCTGGACGCCGATCGCTCGCATCCACACCGCCGTCCTCGCCGGAACCGACCCGGTGACGATGCTGAAGGGGCCGATCCCGGCCACCGCCAAGGCCCTCAAGCGGGCCGGGTTGTCGCTCGACGACATCGGGGCGTACGAGATCAACGAGGCCTTCGCATCGGTCACCCTTGCCTGGCTGCGCGAGACCGGCGCCGACTACGCCCGCATGAACCCCAACGGCGGCGCGATGGCGATCGGGCACCCCATCGGCGGCTCGGGCGCGCGGCTGATGACCACGCTCGTGCACCACATGTCCGACAACGGCATCGCGTACGGGCTTCAGTCGATGTGCGAGGGCGGCGGCATGGCCAACGCGACGATCCTCGAGCTCGTCCGATGACCGCCGTCGACGTGCGCGACACCGTCTTCATCGACGGTGCTTGGGTCCGCTCCACGGGGACCGCGACGATCGACGTCGTCTCCCCGCACACCGAGCAGACCATCGCCCGCGTGCCGAGTGCCACGTCCGACGACGTCGACCGGGCGCTCGCGGCTGCGCGTGAGGCGTTCGACCACGGTCCTTGGCCGCGGATGACGATGGCCGAGCGCATCGAGGTCGTGACGCGGATCAAGGACGAGCTTGCCGCCCGTCACCGGGAGCTCGCCGCTCTCGTATCCGCGCAGAACGGCTCACCGATGAGCTTCGCTGTGCGTGGCCAGGCGCTGAGCGCGGTCGCGGCGTACGCGTCCGCCCTGGCCGTGGCCTCGTCGACCGAGCTCGAGGAGGAGCGGCCGGGTCTGACCGGACCTCTGCTCGTCCGTCGGGAGCCTGTCGGCGTCGTCGCCGCGGTCGTCCCGTGGAACGTCCCGCAGCTCGTCATCGCCGGCAAGGTCGCGCCGGCTCTGCTGGCCGGCTGCACCGTCGTCCTCAAGCCCGCGCCGCAGACCCCGCTCGACGCCTACCTCCTCGCCGAGGTCTGCGCGACCGCCGGGCTCCCCGCGGGGGTCCTCAACGTCCTGCCCGCCGAGCGTGAGGTCAGTGCCTACCTCGTCGCCCACCCGGCTGTCGACAAGGTGGCGTTCACCGGATCTGCCGCCGTCGGAAAGGCGATCATGGCTGCAGCGTCGGAGAACCTGACACGGATCACGCTGGAGCTCGGTGGCAAGTCCGCGGCGATCGTGCTCGAGGACGCGGACTTTGACGCTGCCCTCCCGGCTCTCCTCGCCGACGCCTATCCGAACAGCGGTCAGGCGTGCGTTGCACGGACCCGCATCCTCTTGCCCGAGAGCCGGTACGACGAGATGGCCGCGATGCTCGCGGCGGCG
Above is a genomic segment from Mumia sp. Pv4-285 containing:
- a CDS encoding thiolase family protein, giving the protein MRDAVIVDAVRTPVGKRGGALSQVHAATLSAHVLNALVARTGLEPALVDDVVWGCAGTVGMQSGCIGRAAVLAAGWPESVPGVTVDRQCGSSQQAVHQAAAGVISGQYDIAVAGGVEVMSAVPLGATRSDERFGVPFGPLVEARYGVPFHQGTGAQMIADEYGITRTEMDQHALDSHARAASAIDEGRFEAQLAPVPVTTPDGTQIEFKADEGVRRGSSMETLGALRPAFREGGSITAGNASQVSDGAAGLLVTTSEIAKQYGWTPIARIHTAVLAGTDPVTMLKGPIPATAKALKRAGLSLDDIGAYEINEAFASVTLAWLRETGADYARMNPNGGAMAIGHPIGGSGARLMTTLVHHMSDNGIAYGLQSMCEGGGMANATILELVR
- a CDS encoding class I adenylate-forming enzyme family protein, giving the protein MSSAPRPQSDIETSPRQDGLASPWLRGMPRSLTYPSVGIDALLSGAARAYPQRVALQDGATTFTYPELEDAARRVAGGLRERGIRPGDAVALHMPNTWSFIVAYYGALCAGAAVAPVNPAQPIDALRQQLEDVAAKAVVTSPLCLDAAVAARTPEIELLVCVPGPDSVEPESLPADVVALSELTASDPLDGYAVDPDLVAHLQLTGGTTGRSKAVRVLHRNLVASVVQNACWRATGLVDLDDQGGLRITQVPEAVAKGSLVPGAGIYLAVPPFFHGLGLVGHNIEVLLGSTVVVPDGGFSPDGFLSDVERYGVTHIVGSPAMYYALMRSPTISQRDLSSVSLLVCGAAPIDTSALKALGDTFANAFVIEGYGLSEATMGVSGSGGGVEPLVPAGSIGVPLFDTEVEIRDTDGQVLPDGVVGELWVRGPQVADGYEGHPELSAAQFRDGWLATGDSGRSEDGFLYLVGRSKDLIIYKGYNVYPQPLEEILCSHPAVYQAAVVGQHSEAVGEIPVGFVVLRPGAQSYDGLAEEIMAHLADKVAPYQRVREVHVLEALPVTPTGKIRKVDLRERLA
- a CDS encoding aldehyde dehydrogenase — its product is MTAVDVRDTVFIDGAWVRSTGTATIDVVSPHTEQTIARVPSATSDDVDRALAAAREAFDHGPWPRMTMAERIEVVTRIKDELAARHRELAALVSAQNGSPMSFAVRGQALSAVAAYASALAVASSTELEEERPGLTGPLLVRREPVGVVAAVVPWNVPQLVIAGKVAPALLAGCTVVLKPAPQTPLDAYLLAEVCATAGLPAGVLNVLPAEREVSAYLVAHPAVDKVAFTGSAAVGKAIMAAASENLTRITLELGGKSAAIVLEDADFDAALPALLADAYPNSGQACVARTRILLPESRYDEMAAMLAAAVGKLAVGDPSDPATMVGPMVSAAQQQRVLDYVKTGIDEGATLLTGGGVPADQPTGWYVEPTLFGEVDNAMRIAREEIFGPVVCLIRYRDEEEAIRIANDSDFGLSGTVWAGDVDHGVEIARRIRTGTYAVNCVRFDVAAPFGGYKHSGIGREYGPEGLAAYFETKTVHLPRVGA